Sequence from the Ereboglobus luteus genome:
GCGCCGTCAAGGATGGCATCGACAAAATTGGCCAGCACTCCCGCGTGGGCGGTGTAAACGCCGGGGCACGGCACCTCCGTTGTTTTCGATTCCGGCGCGCCAAAGGCATTGTCCGTGTTTGCGGAAAACTCGTCCGCGTCGCGCGCATTTTCCGTGAAAAGCAGCTTGTCATTTTCCAGCACAACAAGGCCGCGCGTGCCGGCGATTTCCAGCCGGTTGACGCCCGGCGCCTCGCCGGTGCTCGTCGCGAAAACACCGGTCGCCCCGTCGGCAAACTCCATATACGCGGTCACCACATCCTCCACCTCGATATTGTGGTCGCGCCCGAATTTGCAGAATGCCCGCAGCGACACCGGCATGCCGCAAAGCCATTGGAGCATGTCGAGATTGTGCAGCGCCTGGTTGATAAGCACGCCTCCGCCCTCCCCTTTCCACGTGGCGCGCCAGTCGGACAAACCGTAATACGCCTCGGGCCGAAACCAGTTCGTAATCGTCCACTGCGCGCGCTGAAGCTTCCCCACGCGACCATCCGCGAGCAGCCTGCGAATGGCGTTGTAGTGCGGATGCGTGCGCAGGTTCATCATGAGCCCGAATACCTGCCCCGGTTTTCGCGGATGCGAGAGGAGTTTTTCGGCGTCGAGTTTTGTCGCGGTGAGCGGCTTCTCCATCATCAGGTGCAATCCCGCACCGAGAACTTTTTCGCCCAGCGCGCGGTGCCGCGGATGCGGCGTGGACACAATGACCGCGTCAACCAAACCCGACGCCAGCATCGCGTCCGCGTCCGGAAAATACGCCACGCCCGCGGGCAGCTCAAATTTTGGCGGCGCGATGTCACTGACCGCCGAGAGCACGCCGCGCGCAACCTTGCCCGACGTAATATTGTCGCCATGGATTTTTCCAATATTGCCAAGGCCGATAATGCCGAAACGAACTGTTTTATTCATAATATTATCAAAGTTTGATGCCGCAAATTATTCAACCGCCTCCGCAACCCACAACGCATGGAGCGCGGCGACAAAGCCCTTTTCCCTCCACCAATATAGAATCTGTTTTTGATCCGTCTGCAGCTTGATCGTGAGCCGGCCTCTCGCGTCCAGATCCGCCGGAGTCGTCTGGATCGCAAAAAACGCCCCGCCCGCGTCGTAAGACGGCACAATCCACTGTCCGCACGAGCGACGTTCCGTTTCGATTGAAACTTGATAGCGCATTTCATCCCCGAGCGGCGAAAATGAATGAAGCAAGATTGTCCATTTGCGGGATGGATTCGCCTTCGCGAGTGCATCCAAACCGTAAATACGAAAAGTCAGCCCGCGCGGGTGATACCACACCGCGCGACCGGGCGCGAAAGCCATGACGCCATCCGCAAATTCTTTCGCGGAGACGCCGTCGCCGCCGGGATGAATCACGGGCATGTCGTGCGCCTCGGCGCGGCTGCGCGTGCCATGCGGAAGCGCGGCCCCGCAATACATTTCGTAAAGCAGCTTGCGGCCCGCAAGCGCCGGATGCGCGCGCGCCCGCCCGCCAAGCGCGGCATTGGCGGCGGCGATTTGTTTTTCGCACTCGCCCTGCGGTGGCAGAACGGCGGGGGCGATCATCCGCGCTGTTTCCTCGTCCGCTGGCGGAATAATATCCGCCGGCTCGCAATCCATGAAACGATACCACGGTTTGAGCGGACCGAAATCGAGAGTGACGGGACCGGCGGGCACATCCCTTGGAAACGAATCGGAGGCCGCGCCCGCGCCTTCGACACGGGCGTTTTTTTTCAGCGTCACTGTCACCGGCGTGTCGCTCATAAGCGCGGCGTCAAGATGCAAGTAAACATGGCGAGGGAAGCCATTGCCCCCTTGCGAACCAAACGCCTGCAAGTGCCAGCGGCCCTCGTCACGTCGCGCGGAGCGTGCAGCCTGCGGACGCAACGCAATCGACGCCCTGCCCTGCCAGCCGGCGGGAATCTCGATCACGGCGACTTCGCGGCCATCGTCGAGCGGAGCGAGTGAAAGTTTCGCGAAAAGATTTTCGTTGTCCGCGAGTTTGGCATCCCAAAACGCCACGGGAATCGCGCGCGTCAAAGGCCGTGCCGCGGAAATCTCAACCGCATCGCCCGAGGGCGAAAACCGCGCGTCCAACTCCGCGGCGCAATCAACTGCGCGGTCATTGGGCGCATGAATGTCGTTTGTCGCAAAACGCCACGTCTCGCGATAATCGTAATACATCCACGGCAGCGCGGCGTTTTCGCGCATGGCTGCCTTGTAACCGGCGCGCTCGATGATGACGGCATCACCGCACTGGCCGGGCTTGCCGTTCACGGTGACGCCCATCCACGAATCGCGCTGGCGAAACACGCGCTCGGCCAAGGCGGGCACATGCCGCCGGTGGTAGGCGTAAACATCGCGGCTGGTCGCGAAGACGAGTTTTTCCGTGCGCGCCAGCTCAAAGAGCCGCCGCAAACCGGCGCGATTCCATCCGGTCATGTCGGCGGTGCCGAAGGTCCGGCCAAACTCGAATCCCGCGACAAAGAAAAACGGCGCGTCGCCAAGCGCGGTTCCACCGCGCACTGTGTCCGTGAGAAATTGCCTGAAGCGAAGCGATTCATCGCCCGCGTCCGCCGCGCGAATCCATCGGGTGAAATGCGACGGTGACAAAACAAAATCCCCCCAATGCGTGAGGTGCGGCGAGAGCACGTGATAATGGTTCATCGTGAAGCCGAGCACGGGCGCGCCTCCCGTCGCGGCGCGATCATCGCGCGCGCCGCATTTGCGATAATCGTCGGTCGCAATCCAGAACGGCGCGGTCGGCATGCCCCAGTGGTTGATCGACCAGTCGCCGTCCGACCAGTTTTGCTCCGGCACAAGAGAATGGAGCACGCCGATTCCCATGCGGCCGCACGCCTCGACAAACGGATTGGACGGCGTGTAGCTGGCGATGCGGTCCAGCGGCGCAAACCCGGCACGGAGCCACCACGACTGAAGCCCGCGCAAACGCGCGTCGATTTCCCCGGGCGAAAGCGAATCCCAGTTGGGATCATCGCAATCAAGCGCGGCGTCGATATCGCCAAAGGCATCAGCCATCACGTGCGGGTGAATCGCGTCGCCGTGCAGCCGCTCATAAGCGGGCCAGCGCGGATCGGAACAACTGAAATCAGCGGCGCGCCGGGCGGGAAATCCCGTTATATAATAATCAGCCGCGACTCCGGCGCCGTGTATTGTGTCCGCAAAATCCTCGCTCGTGAAACTGCCCACGGTAATCTGGCAGACGGCCCACTCGCGCGTGACCACGGCGAGCGGACGGCGCAGTGTTTCGCCCGCGCCATCGGGGGCAAACTCAACAAGAAACATGCCGCAGTCCGGCGGCGTCCAGCGCCAGTCACCGGCGGCGGCGAGTCTTGTTCGGACGACCTCGGCAAACGCGCCCGCCTCGCCGCGCCGAACCACAAGTTCGCCCCCGGTGCCGGCGGAGATATGAACGGATTCCCCAAGATTAATCAGCCCGCCCGGAGTCAGTTCAACGCGGGCGGGGTTGGATGAGTGTGTTGTCATGATATCAGCAAATTGCCTGTTCGGTTTCGGCATCGAAAAAGTGCGCCGCGCCCATGTCGAAATGTAGCGCGCATGTCTCGTTTGCGGCGTATTTCACCGTCGGCGGCATGCGCGCGATGATGGGCGTGTCGCCATTGTGAAGATACACATACGTCTCCGAGCCCATCGGCTCGCAAATATCGACATTGGCGCGCGCATGCGCGGGCAAACCATCCGTGGCGATGCTTATGTTTTCAGGCCGCACGCCGAAGATAACCTCCCCGCCCTGCCGCGCGCTCATCGTGTTTTTTTGCGAGTCGGTCAGCTCGAAAGAAACCGAGGCGGGCGCGCCGCCGTTTTCAACAAAGCGCAGCCCGCTGTTTTGAGGAACGATTTTTCCCCGGAAAAAATTCATCTGCGGCGAACCGATAAAGCCGGCGACAAAAACATTCGCGGGGCGGTTGTAGAGTTCGAGCGGTTCGGCGACCTGCATGATATGACCGTCCTTCATCACGCAAATGCGGTCGCCCATCGTCATGGCCTCGACTTGGTCATGCGTCACGTAGATCATCGTCGCGCCGAGGCGCTCGTGAAGGCGCGAGATTTCCGTGCGGGTGGAAACGCGCATCTTCGCATCGAGGTTGGAGAGCGGTTCGTCGAAAAGAAAAACCTTGGGCCTGCGCACGATCGCACGGCCGACGGCGACGCGCTGGCGCTGCCCGCCCGAAAGCGCCTTGGGCAGGCGCTCCAGATACGGATCAAGGCCGAGCATGGCTGAGGCTTCGCGCACGCGAGCGTCGATCTCGGCGCGGGAGAATTTGCGCAGCTTCAGGCCGAACGCCATGTTGTCATACACGGTCATGTGCGGATAGAGCGCGTAG
This genomic interval carries:
- a CDS encoding Gfo/Idh/MocA family protein, translating into MNKTVRFGIIGLGNIGKIHGDNITSGKVARGVLSAVSDIAPPKFELPAGVAYFPDADAMLASGLVDAVIVSTPHPRHRALGEKVLGAGLHLMMEKPLTATKLDAEKLLSHPRKPGQVFGLMMNLRTHPHYNAIRRLLADGRVGKLQRAQWTITNWFRPEAYYGLSDWRATWKGEGGGVLINQALHNLDMLQWLCGMPVSLRAFCKFGRDHNIEVEDVVTAYMEFADGATGVFATSTGEAPGVNRLEIAGTRGLVVLENDKLLFTENARDADEFSANTDNAFGAPESKTTEVPCPGVYTAHAGVLANFVDAILDGAPLLADAGEGIKSVELANAMVYSGWKNEAVALPLDSAKYQAALDQAIAASVPRARVIRDAGVDMSKSFSTK
- a CDS encoding ABC transporter ATP-binding protein; this encodes MAQVSIKKLVKIYPEKGGRGNKVVHGIDLEIRDREFMVLVGPSGCGKSTTLRMIAGLEDISGGEISIDGRVINDVLPKDRDIAMVFQNYALYPHMTVYDNMAFGLKLRKFSRAEIDARVREASAMLGLDPYLERLPKALSGGQRQRVAVGRAIVRRPKVFLFDEPLSNLDAKMRVSTRTEISRLHERLGATMIYVTHDQVEAMTMGDRICVMKDGHIMQVAEPLELYNRPANVFVAGFIGSPQMNFFRGKIVPQNSGLRFVENGGAPASVSFELTDSQKNTMSARQGGEVIFGVRPENISIATDGLPAHARANVDICEPMGSETYVYLHNGDTPIIARMPPTVKYAANETCALHFDMGAAHFFDAETEQAIC